Proteins encoded in a region of the Funiculus sociatus GB2-C1 genome:
- a CDS encoding TonB-dependent receptor domain-containing protein, translating to MKLHKLLSSLLLTGSATLLAATSAIAQTVQVTGVQLKQTANGLQVILKTNNGNEAQSFTGRYGNTFFTDVINTRLKLPTGQSFSASNPTEDVASVTVQQLDANSIRIKVIGTDGIPTAQLTQSNQNLVFNLTPPSGTAVVPPRRTAPATRTPTAPTTPSTGTPTTPSTPSTRTPTTPSTGTPTTPSTGIPTIPSTETPTAPTTGTPTTPSTETPVTEPGTPPPAGTVPDASRPGGTSGSNEILPDRLIVTVTRTEEALEDVPRSVTVITSEQIQRQTALTRDLGETIAKLVPGFGPPNQQNRSNGQTLRGRNASILIDGVPQQNNNSTLVQFRNIAPDAIERIEVVRGPSATYGSQATGGTINIITRRPSEERLTSTTQFGVSAALGNLEEDSFGYNLQHSLSGTEGIFDYLLSVSGNWTGGFYDAQGDRIPTDNGTLDDTTTYGILGKVGLNFDENQRLQFTINHTRDRREVSYIPDTTIESIPGLQKPRAIFVGEQDYIGTDDPAQRGTVISLGYTNENLLGSNVQAQAYYRDNTEISIAFDYRDDGFFDAITQFPRRENTWGGRLQIDTPLFENASLLWGVDYEKQKNTASDVDVFDSEAFDNSGGRTLRKIGSLTPYTPAYDFESLGVFAQMQWDLSDRFRINGGVRHERSGLSIDNYTTYEGPENPGRDIEGGEKNFSATLFNIGAVYNLTDEVSLFTSFSQGFSVPNVSFALGFPPDGFAVEKDFQALEPQKVDNYEIGVRGNWNNVQASIAGFYNYSALGSVLSFTGNDFGDFELLRSPQRNYGVEATLDWQAGGGFALGGTVSWTEGDIDEEDTGDFRPLSNRDIQPIKITAYVEHQTTPGWRNRLQLLYSGDRRRGFEDGVGFRQPLSSYVVVDYISGIKLGQGELYVGIENLLNNQYFPVFSQSTTGDDDSSYLAARGRSISIGYRLTW from the coding sequence TTGAAACTACATAAATTACTCTCTAGCCTGTTGCTGACAGGCTCCGCTACCCTGTTAGCGGCCACTTCTGCGATCGCGCAAACAGTACAAGTAACAGGCGTGCAACTCAAGCAAACGGCGAATGGTTTGCAAGTCATCCTCAAAACTAACAATGGCAATGAAGCGCAAAGCTTTACTGGCCGCTATGGCAACACGTTCTTTACTGATGTCATCAACACTCGACTAAAGTTACCCACAGGACAAAGCTTTAGTGCCAGTAACCCCACAGAAGATGTTGCATCGGTGACAGTACAGCAACTAGATGCTAATAGTATTCGGATTAAAGTTATCGGTACAGATGGTATACCTACAGCACAACTAACTCAAAGCAACCAAAATTTAGTTTTCAATTTAACGCCACCATCAGGGACAGCTGTTGTGCCTCCGCGAAGGACAGCACCTGCAACCAGAACTCCAACAGCACCAACAACACCTTCAACTGGAACTCCGACAACACCTTCAACACCTTCAACTAGAACTCCAACAACACCTTCAACTGGAACTCCGACAACACCTTCAACCGGAATTCCGACAATACCTTCAACCGAGACCCCGACAGCACCAACAACTGGAACTCCGACAACACCTTCAACGGAGACTCCAGTAACTGAACCGGGAACGCCGCCACCTGCTGGAACTGTACCGGATGCTTCTCGACCAGGGGGGACATCGGGAAGTAACGAAATATTGCCGGACAGGCTAATCGTAACGGTAACGCGCACAGAAGAAGCCCTAGAAGATGTACCGCGTTCTGTCACCGTAATCACCAGCGAGCAGATCCAGCGCCAGACAGCCTTGACGAGGGACTTAGGGGAGACTATTGCCAAGTTAGTTCCCGGATTTGGCCCTCCCAATCAACAAAACCGTTCAAATGGTCAAACTTTGCGGGGTCGTAACGCTTCCATTTTGATTGATGGTGTTCCCCAGCAAAACAATAACTCTACACTTGTTCAGTTCAGAAACATTGCTCCTGATGCTATTGAACGCATCGAAGTTGTTCGCGGGCCGAGTGCAACCTATGGAAGCCAAGCGACAGGTGGCACGATTAACATTATTACCAGAAGACCAAGCGAAGAAAGGCTAACTTCTACAACTCAATTTGGTGTGTCAGCTGCTTTGGGGAATTTGGAAGAAGATAGTTTTGGCTATAATCTCCAACACTCACTTTCTGGTACAGAAGGGATTTTTGATTATCTGCTTTCCGTCTCAGGAAATTGGACAGGTGGCTTTTATGATGCTCAAGGCGATCGCATCCCCACTGATAATGGGACTCTAGACGACACCACTACCTATGGCATCTTGGGTAAGGTTGGTTTGAACTTTGATGAAAATCAACGCCTGCAATTTACGATCAATCACACCCGCGATCGCCGAGAAGTCAGTTACATCCCAGACACAACCATTGAAAGTATCCCCGGCTTGCAAAAACCCCGCGCCATTTTTGTTGGGGAACAAGATTATATCGGCACAGACGATCCGGCACAACGAGGTACAGTGATTAGCTTGGGTTACACCAATGAAAATCTTTTAGGTAGTAACGTTCAGGCTCAAGCATATTATCGAGATAATACAGAGATTAGTATTGCTTTTGATTATCGAGATGACGGCTTCTTTGATGCCATTACTCAATTTCCGAGAAGAGAAAATACTTGGGGAGGACGATTACAAATAGACACGCCCTTATTCGAGAATGCTAGTTTACTCTGGGGCGTTGACTATGAAAAACAAAAAAATACGGCTTCCGATGTAGACGTTTTTGACTCAGAAGCTTTTGACAACAGTGGCGGTCGAACTTTAAGAAAAATTGGTTCTCTAACTCCATACACCCCAGCGTATGACTTTGAAAGTTTGGGAGTGTTTGCCCAGATGCAATGGGACTTAAGCGATCGCTTCCGAATCAATGGCGGAGTGCGTCACGAACGTAGCGGTCTAAGTATTGACAACTACACGACTTATGAAGGGCCGGAAAATCCAGGTAGAGACATTGAAGGGGGAGAGAAAAACTTTAGCGCCACCCTTTTTAATATCGGTGCCGTGTATAACTTAACAGATGAAGTAAGTCTGTTTACCAGCTTTTCTCAAGGATTTTCTGTACCTAACGTTAGCTTCGCCCTCGGTTTTCCCCCGGATGGATTTGCAGTTGAAAAAGACTTTCAAGCTTTAGAACCGCAGAAAGTCGATAATTACGAAATTGGAGTGCGAGGTAACTGGAACAATGTGCAAGCATCTATAGCTGGTTTCTACAACTACTCAGCTTTAGGTTCAGTTCTTAGCTTCACAGGAAATGATTTCGGTGACTTTGAACTTCTGCGTTCTCCACAACGGAACTACGGCGTTGAAGCTACTCTTGATTGGCAAGCTGGAGGAGGCTTTGCCCTTGGTGGTACAGTGAGTTGGACTGAAGGCGATATTGATGAAGAAGATACAGGTGATTTTAGACCTCTTAGCAACCGCGACATCCAACCCATAAAGATCACAGCATATGTTGAACATCAAACTACACCCGGCTGGCGAAATCGATTACAACTTTTATATAGTGGCGATCGCAGGCGGGGATTTGAAGATGGGGTTGGTTTCCGTCAACCACTCAGCAGCTACGTGGTGGTTGACTACATCAGTGGCATAAAGTTGGGTCAAGGGGAATTGTATGTAGGCATTGAGAACTTACTAAACAATCAATATTTCCCAGTCTTTTCTCAATCTACGACTGGTGATGATGATAGTAGTTACCTTGCTGCCAGAGGTAGAAGTATCAGCATTGGCTATCGTCTGACTTGGTAA
- a CDS encoding non-ribosomal peptide synthetase, whose translation MAQAFNNFPRIPRSCSTLVELLRYRSATQPEQIAFTFLQEGETQEISLTYRDLDGKARAIASQLQTLGLTGERALLLYPPGLDYIAAFLGCLYAGVIAVPAYPPRNQRNTPRILSVLTDAQAAIALTTTAILSKVQSLIIKTNPVLKWLATDNLTPEMETTWQEPLIEGDTLAFLQYTSGSTGTPKGVMVSHSNLLHNATMTYQFMGNSPSSIYVSWLPVYHDMGLIGCVLQALYGGFPCIMMSPASFLQSPYRWLQVISHYRATTSGAPNFAYELCIQKITPEQRSTLDLSSWSVAFNGAEPIRQETLERFALTFAECGFRPESFYPCYGMAEATLMVSGGAKAALPITKTVQKTAFLSNRIIDAQPDDQNSQRLVSCGQTLPEQQIIIANPETLTSCSEDEIGEIWVSGPSICHGYWNRPFETEQTFRAYLSDTGKGPFLRTGDLGFLQNGELFVTGRAKDLIIIRGRNLYPQDIELTAERSHPALRLGSGAAFSVEGKGEEQLVVVQELEFRAKPNVEEVIAAIRQAITEEHQVQVYAVILIKAGSIPKTSSGKIQRRATRAAFLADTLEVAGSSILNSTNLGEEIRLTREALIAIASEEQASTLTTYLQEVVAQVLGVPPSQVNPQQPLSSLGLDSLRVFALKNRIESDLEVIVSVSDIFEGCITQLVAHILSQLTGEASRASLLFPIEKSASGHPLSFSQQQLWLVHQLEPNNLAYNIPIAIHLKGELDVTALEQSLNEIIHRHEILRTNIRVVDGQPVQAIAPTLSLNLPKIDLQSLSQTERETEAQRLSLEAAKIPFDLSRDRLFSAKLLHLTETEYILILTLHHIVSDGWSMGVLLKELIELYTAFATGKTSPLPELPIQYVDFAYWQRQSLQDEILASGLNYWTQQLAGNLPVLNLPTDRPRPAIQTFKGARQKFILPLALTEAIKLLSQKENVTLFMTLLAAFKTLLHRYTGQEDIIIGSPIANRNRVEFEQLIGFFVNTLVLRTDLAGNPSFRELLRRVREVALGAYAHQDLSFEQLVESLHLERNLSHNSLFQVMFILQPALKLTAEISGLTLDIEEIDNETAKFDLTLSMEESASGLTGFVEYNTDLFDVTTISRMLGHFQTLLEGIVANPDQHLSDLPLLKVVERDQLLVEWNRTQTDYPKQCIHELFEAQVERSPDTVAVVCQDQQLTYRELNQRANQLAHHLQSLGVSTEVQVGIYVERSLSMVVGLLGILKAGGAYVPLDPAYPQERLNFILQDCQVSVLLTTQHLVERLPQHEMQVVCIDAWDYSQHSKENPVSKTTADNLAYVIYTSGSTGMPKGVLGLHRGAVNRFHWMWETYPFMPGEVCCQKTSLSFVDSVWEIFGPLLQGVRTVIIPDRVIKDPQQFIETLERDRITRIVLVPSLLRVLLDTDSNIQCLPKLKFWVVSGEALTVDLWQRFRENLPESILLNLYGSSEVSADVTCCTNQQSSLSIGRPIANTQVYLLDTHLQPVPIGVPGELYIGGAGLARGYLNRPDLTAEKFILHSFTDEPNTRLYKTGDIARYLPNGDIEYIGRSDHQVKIRGFRIELGEIEVALRQHPMVKEAVVLVKEDTAGDKYLVACVVPTEETPTISCLRRFLKLPEYMIPATFAMLPELPRTPNGKVDRQALQALETRRQHSDFVAPRTYLEEIVAGIWAKILGLEQVGIYDNFFELGGHSLLATQVVSQLRQVLEIELPVRCLFESPTVSELSHRIETTMKLGQKLEMPIERVSRTINLPLSFAQARLWFLEQLQPGTAVHNIPAAVRLSGSLNVAALEQSFNEIIKRHEALRTVFVTVDGQPFQAIAPSLTLTLPVVDLRWLPTIEQDTEVQRLATQEAQRPFDLTQGMLLRGTLLQLDETEYVLLLTMHHIIFDAWSIGVLIRELAALYKAFCAGVPSPLPDLSIQYADFAVWQQERSHLEVLESQLAYWKQQLAGLPVLELPNTKRPASLTNQGATHSFLVSPDRSQALKTLSRQEGVTLFMTLLAAFEVLLQRYTGLEDIVVGTDVANRNRAETEPLIGFFVNLLVLRTNLAGNPSFRELLGRVREVALQAYAHQDLPFAKLVEALRPERKGNHTPLFQVLFVLQNAPMPALELPGLSLKLLDIDSGTAKFDLALFVSETEQGIVGTWNYRTDLFEKSAIARMSGHLETLLESIVAQPDARINTLEMLNVVERTQQAASKKERKESKLKQLMNIQPKAVSFLPEKLIQTEFLGTEETLPLVIKPNVDDIDLIDWAKSNREFLETKLLHHGAILFRNFRVASVLEFESFAQAIATLFAEYGDLPRVEVSGKVYGSTPYPPEQAILFHNESSHLHYWPLKIWFFCVQPAQQGGETPIVDCRKVYQLLDPRLREKFQQKQLMYVRNYTENFDVSWQEFFHTNDKAVVEEYCHQAGIAFEWLSGNGLRTRLVRPAVAKHPKTNELVFFNQLQLHHASCLDPAVRESLLSLFGEDQLPRHVYYGDGSPIEDSVITEIRAVYQEAAIAFPWQQGDVLMLDNMLAAHSRNPYVGSRKIVVALGELMRSAEIKYKGMVKANAQ comes from the coding sequence ATGGCTCAAGCTTTTAATAACTTTCCCAGAATCCCCCGCAGCTGTTCAACTTTAGTAGAGTTACTGCGCTACAGAAGTGCTACACAGCCGGAGCAAATAGCTTTTACCTTCCTCCAAGAAGGCGAAACCCAGGAAATTAGCCTAACTTATCGAGACTTGGACGGAAAAGCACGAGCGATCGCATCCCAACTTCAGACTTTGGGTTTAACCGGCGAAAGAGCCTTACTGCTTTACCCACCAGGTTTAGATTATATTGCTGCGTTTTTAGGTTGTTTGTACGCAGGAGTAATTGCTGTTCCCGCTTACCCACCGCGCAACCAACGCAACACCCCCAGAATTTTGTCGGTGTTGACAGATGCTCAAGCCGCGATCGCACTGACGACAACAGCCATCCTCTCCAAAGTACAATCCCTAATTATCAAAACTAACCCAGTCCTCAAGTGGCTCGCTACCGATAACCTAACCCCCGAAATGGAAACCACTTGGCAAGAGCCTTTGATTGAAGGGGATACCTTAGCGTTTTTACAATACACTTCCGGTTCTACTGGAACGCCAAAAGGCGTAATGGTAAGTCATAGCAACTTGCTACACAACGCCACCATGACTTACCAATTCATGGGAAATTCGCCCAGCAGTATATATGTCTCCTGGCTACCTGTTTACCACGACATGGGACTGATCGGCTGCGTACTGCAAGCCCTGTATGGCGGTTTCCCCTGCATTATGATGTCGCCAGCCTCATTCCTCCAGTCTCCTTACCGCTGGCTACAGGTAATTTCCCATTATCGGGCAACCACCAGCGGCGCTCCTAACTTTGCCTACGAACTGTGCATTCAGAAAATTACCCCCGAACAACGGTCAACCCTAGACTTGTCCAGTTGGAGTGTTGCTTTTAACGGTGCTGAACCAATTCGTCAGGAAACTTTAGAGCGTTTTGCTCTCACCTTTGCTGAGTGCGGTTTTCGTCCAGAGTCCTTTTATCCGTGTTACGGAATGGCAGAGGCAACTCTGATGGTTTCTGGTGGTGCTAAGGCGGCGTTACCGATAACGAAAACTGTTCAAAAAACTGCTTTTTTAAGCAACCGTATAATTGACGCTCAACCTGATGACCAGAATTCCCAGCGTCTAGTTAGTTGCGGTCAAACTTTACCAGAACAGCAGATTATTATTGCCAATCCGGAAACCTTAACCAGTTGTTCTGAGGATGAAATTGGCGAAATTTGGGTTTCTGGTCCTAGTATTTGTCACGGCTATTGGAATCGCCCTTTTGAGACAGAGCAAACATTTCGCGCTTATCTTTCAGATACAGGTAAAGGGCCGTTTTTGCGGACTGGGGACTTAGGCTTTTTGCAAAATGGCGAACTATTTGTTACAGGTCGAGCCAAAGATTTAATTATTATCCGGGGTCGCAACCTCTACCCGCAAGACATTGAACTGACAGCAGAACGCAGCCATCCAGCGTTGCGTTTGGGTAGTGGTGCCGCCTTTTCAGTGGAAGGAAAGGGCGAAGAACAGCTGGTAGTCGTCCAAGAGCTGGAGTTTCGCGCTAAACCGAATGTTGAAGAAGTTATTGCCGCAATTCGTCAGGCAATAACTGAAGAACATCAGGTGCAAGTTTATGCAGTAATTTTAATTAAAGCGGGCAGTATTCCCAAAACTTCTAGCGGTAAAATTCAACGTCGCGCCACTCGTGCAGCGTTTTTGGCAGACACCTTGGAGGTTGCAGGAAGCAGCATTTTAAACAGTACCAATCTAGGGGAGGAAATTAGGCTGACCCGTGAAGCTTTAATTGCGATCGCGTCCGAAGAACAAGCATCAACTCTGACAACTTATCTTCAAGAAGTAGTCGCCCAAGTCTTGGGAGTTCCCCCATCCCAAGTCAATCCTCAACAGCCTCTTAGTAGTTTAGGACTCGACTCTTTAAGAGTTTTTGCGCTCAAAAATCGGATTGAGAGCGACCTGGAAGTTATTGTATCTGTATCAGACATCTTTGAAGGTTGCATTACTCAACTGGTAGCGCATATCCTCAGTCAACTGACAGGGGAAGCTTCTCGTGCGTCGCTGCTTTTTCCCATTGAAAAGTCTGCTTCAGGACATCCACTTTCCTTTTCTCAACAACAACTGTGGTTAGTCCATCAGTTGGAACCGAATAACCTCGCTTATAACATTCCTATAGCCATTCACCTCAAAGGTGAGCTGGATGTAACAGCATTAGAACAAAGTTTAAACGAAATTATCCATCGCCACGAAATCTTGCGGACAAATATTAGAGTTGTGGACGGTCAACCCGTGCAAGCGATCGCGCCCACACTTAGCTTAAACTTGCCCAAGATAGACTTGCAATCGCTATCTCAGACTGAACGGGAAACTGAAGCACAACGCCTCAGCCTTGAAGCAGCTAAAATTCCCTTCGACTTGTCACGCGATCGCCTGTTTTCCGCTAAACTTCTGCACCTTACCGAAACAGAATACATCCTAATTCTCACCTTGCACCACATTGTCTCCGACGGTTGGTCAATGGGAGTATTACTCAAAGAACTGATAGAACTTTATACAGCTTTTGCCACTGGAAAAACCTCCCCACTCCCCGAACTTCCGATTCAGTATGTAGATTTTGCTTATTGGCAGCGACAGTCTCTACAAGATGAAATTTTAGCGTCTGGGCTAAACTACTGGACGCAACAATTAGCCGGAAACCTTCCCGTTCTGAATTTGCCCACCGACCGACCCCGACCAGCTATTCAAACCTTCAAAGGCGCACGACAAAAGTTTATCTTGCCCCTTGCCCTTACCGAGGCAATTAAGCTACTAAGTCAGAAGGAAAATGTCACCTTATTTATGACTTTGTTGGCAGCTTTTAAAACGTTGCTACATCGATATACAGGGCAGGAAGATATTATTATAGGTTCGCCGATTGCCAACCGGAATCGGGTTGAGTTTGAACAATTGATTGGCTTTTTTGTCAATACCTTGGTGCTGCGTACTGACCTCGCTGGAAATCCCAGTTTTCGGGAGCTTCTGCGGCGGGTGCGCGAAGTAGCACTGGGCGCTTATGCCCATCAAGATTTATCCTTCGAGCAACTGGTGGAGTCTCTGCACCTAGAGCGGAACCTGAGCCATAATTCTCTGTTTCAGGTAATGTTTATTCTTCAACCTGCTCTAAAGTTAACCGCAGAAATTTCGGGGTTAACTTTGGATATTGAAGAGATTGATAATGAAACAGCAAAATTTGATTTGACCCTATCAATGGAGGAATCGGCATCAGGATTAACCGGGTTTGTAGAGTACAACACTGATTTGTTTGATGTCACTACAATTAGCCGAATGTTAGGGCATTTCCAAACTTTGTTAGAAGGGATAGTTGCAAATCCTGACCAACATCTCTCGGACTTGCCTTTACTAAAGGTAGTTGAACGAGATCAACTGCTAGTGGAGTGGAATCGTACTCAAACTGATTACCCTAAACAATGTATCCACGAACTATTTGAGGCTCAAGTAGAGCGATCGCCTGACACGGTTGCCGTCGTTTGTCAAGACCAGCAATTGACCTATCGAGAGCTAAACCAACGCGCTAATCAACTAGCACACCATTTGCAAAGTTTGGGCGTTAGTACGGAAGTGCAGGTAGGGATATATGTAGAGCGATCGCTTTCTATGGTCGTAGGGCTTTTGGGTATCCTCAAAGCGGGTGGAGCCTATGTACCGCTAGACCCTGCCTATCCACAGGAACGCTTAAATTTCATCTTGCAGGATTGTCAAGTGTCAGTGTTACTGACAACTCAGCATCTAGTCGAACGGCTTCCGCAACATGAGATGCAGGTAGTCTGCATAGACGCATGGGATTACAGCCAACACAGTAAGGAGAATCCAGTCAGCAAGACTACAGCTGACAACTTAGCTTATGTTATCTATACCTCTGGCTCTACCGGAATGCCCAAGGGAGTCCTGGGTTTGCATCGAGGTGCTGTTAATCGCTTTCATTGGATGTGGGAAACCTATCCCTTTATGCCGGGAGAGGTTTGTTGCCAGAAGACATCTTTAAGCTTTGTAGACTCAGTGTGGGAAATTTTCGGCCCCTTACTACAAGGCGTGCGGACGGTGATTATTCCCGACCGAGTTATCAAAGATCCGCAACAATTTATCGAAACCCTGGAACGCGATCGCATTACGCGGATTGTCCTCGTACCCTCCTTGCTGCGTGTGCTATTAGATACCGACAGCAACATTCAATGCTTGCCCAAATTGAAGTTTTGGGTAGTCAGTGGAGAAGCGTTAACTGTCGATTTATGGCAGCGCTTTCGAGAAAATCTGCCAGAGAGCATTCTCTTAAACCTTTACGGCTCCTCAGAAGTGTCTGCTGACGTTACTTGCTGCACAAATCAACAAAGCAGCCTTTCTATTGGTCGCCCCATCGCTAATACACAGGTTTATTTACTAGACACTCATTTACAACCTGTGCCTATTGGAGTTCCCGGCGAACTCTACATCGGCGGTGCCGGATTAGCTAGAGGATACCTGAACCGTCCCGATTTAACAGCTGAAAAATTCATCCTGCATTCCTTCACTGATGAACCCAACACTCGACTGTACAAGACTGGCGATATCGCCCGCTACTTGCCTAATGGTGATATTGAATACATCGGGCGAAGTGACCATCAAGTAAAAATTCGCGGCTTCCGCATCGAGTTGGGAGAAATTGAGGTAGCTCTCAGACAACACCCAATGGTTAAAGAAGCTGTAGTTCTAGTAAAAGAAGATACGGCGGGCGATAAGTACCTGGTAGCTTGTGTTGTCCCGACAGAGGAGACACCGACAATTAGTTGCCTGCGTCGCTTCTTGAAATTGCCAGAATATATGATTCCAGCAACGTTTGCGATGCTGCCGGAACTACCGAGGACACCCAACGGTAAGGTTGATCGTCAGGCGTTGCAAGCACTGGAGACAAGACGGCAACACTCAGATTTTGTCGCTCCGCGCACCTACTTAGAAGAAATAGTCGCCGGAATTTGGGCAAAGATTCTGGGACTGGAACAAGTAGGTATCTATGACAACTTCTTTGAATTAGGCGGACACTCCTTACTAGCTACTCAGGTGGTTTCTCAGTTGCGGCAAGTCTTGGAGATAGAACTACCTGTGCGCTGTTTGTTTGAGTCGCCGACAGTCAGCGAACTCTCCCATCGCATCGAGACGACGATGAAGCTGGGGCAAAAACTGGAGATGCCTATTGAGCGCGTTTCACGGACAATCAATTTGCCCCTATCCTTTGCTCAAGCTAGATTGTGGTTTCTGGAGCAATTGCAGCCTGGTACTGCTGTGCATAACATTCCCGCCGCCGTGCGACTAAGTGGTTCGCTGAATGTAGCGGCGTTGGAGCAGAGTTTTAACGAAATCATCAAGCGTCACGAAGCCTTGCGAACGGTTTTTGTAACGGTGGATGGACAACCATTTCAAGCGATCGCTCCCAGCTTAACCTTAACCCTACCTGTGGTAGACCTGCGGTGGTTGCCAACAATAGAGCAGGACACAGAAGTTCAGCGACTAGCCACCCAAGAGGCGCAGCGCCCCTTTGACCTAACACAGGGAATGTTACTGCGTGGCACTTTATTGCAACTCGATGAGACAGAATATGTGCTGCTATTGACGATGCACCATATTATCTTTGATGCTTGGTCGATTGGAGTGCTGATTCGAGAGTTAGCAGCGTTATACAAAGCTTTCTGTGCAGGCGTTCCCTCACCACTCCCCGACCTGTCAATTCAGTATGCAGACTTTGCCGTTTGGCAGCAGGAGCGATCGCATCTTGAAGTCTTAGAATCTCAGCTTGCTTACTGGAAACAGCAGCTAGCGGGATTGCCCGTGTTGGAGTTACCTAACACGAAGCGACCAGCTTCATTAACTAATCAGGGTGCCACTCATTCCTTCCTGGTCTCCCCTGACCGATCACAAGCGCTCAAGACACTTTCGCGCCAGGAAGGTGTCACCCTATTTATGACCTTGCTGGCAGCATTTGAGGTACTGTTACAGCGTTACACGGGTCTAGAAGATATCGTTGTAGGCACTGATGTTGCTAACCGTAACCGAGCTGAAACAGAACCACTAATTGGTTTTTTTGTCAACTTGCTAGTCTTGCGGACTAATCTAGCTGGCAACCCAAGTTTTCGAGAATTGCTAGGGCGAGTGCGGGAGGTAGCGCTACAAGCATACGCCCATCAGGATCTACCCTTCGCAAAGCTGGTAGAGGCACTGCGACCGGAGCGCAAAGGAAACCACACACCCCTATTTCAAGTATTGTTTGTTCTGCAAAATGCCCCGATGCCAGCCTTAGAGCTTCCAGGCTTAAGCTTGAAACTGTTGGATATCGACAGCGGCACGGCGAAGTTTGATTTGGCTTTGTTTGTGAGCGAAACCGAGCAGGGAATTGTTGGCACTTGGAACTATAGAACCGACCTTTTCGAGAAAAGCGCTATCGCTCGAATGTCAGGTCATTTAGAAACGCTACTAGAGTCCATTGTGGCTCAACCAGATGCCCGAATAAACACCTTAGAAATGCTTAACGTAGTGGAAAGAACTCAACAAGCTGCTTCAAAAAAAGAGCGCAAAGAATCCAAGCTCAAGCAGTTGATGAACATCCAGCCCAAGGCTGTCAGTTTCTTACCGGAGAAATTGATCCAAACAGAGTTTTTAGGTACTGAAGAAACCCTCCCTCTAGTGATCAAGCCAAACGTTGACGATATCGATCTCATCGACTGGGCTAAGAGCAACCGGGAATTCCTAGAAACAAAATTGCTGCATCACGGTGCGATTCTTTTCCGCAACTTCCGCGTCGCTTCTGTGCTTGAATTTGAAAGTTTTGCTCAGGCAATTGCCACATTGTTCGCTGAGTATGGAGACTTACCGCGTGTGGAAGTCAGCGGCAAAGTTTACGGCTCAACACCTTATCCGCCGGAACAAGCTATTTTGTTCCATAACGAAAGTTCCCATCTGCATTACTGGCCCTTGAAAATCTGGTTCTTCTGCGTGCAACCAGCGCAGCAGGGGGGCGAAACGCCAATCGTGGACTGTCGAAAAGTTTACCAGTTGCTTGACCCCAGGCTGCGAGAAAAATTTCAACAAAAGCAACTAATGTATGTTCGCAACTATACCGAGAACTTTGACGTAAGCTGGCAAGAATTCTTTCACACCAACGATAAAGCTGTAGTAGAGGAATATTGCCATCAAGCGGGCATCGCTTTTGAGTGGCTTTCGGGCAATGGTTTGAGAACTCGCCTGGTTCGTCCAGCAGTCGCTAAGCATCCGAAGACGAATGAGTTGGTGTTTTTTAATCAGTTGCAGTTGCACCATGCCTCATGCCTAGATCCAGCAGTCCGGGAATCCTTATTATCCCTGTTCGGAGAAGACCAGTTGCCGCGTCACGTTTATTACGGAGATGGTTCGCCCATTGAAGACTCTGTAATAACAGAAATTCGAGCGGTTTATCAAGAAGCCGCGATCGCTTTCCCTTGGCAACAAGGAGACGTATTGATGCTAGACAATATGCTCGCCGCACACAGTCGCAACCCTTATGTAGGTTCCCGCAAGATTGTAGTGGCATTGGGGGAATTAATGCGTAGCGCAGAAATTAAATACAAAGGAATGGTGAAAGCAAATGCACAGTAA